The following coding sequences lie in one Notolabrus celidotus isolate fNotCel1 chromosome 20, fNotCel1.pri, whole genome shotgun sequence genomic window:
- the ube2z gene encoding ubiquitin-conjugating enzyme E2 Z has product MADSFGDKSSSGALGLGVTAPGAGAPLLPTLTPSLPGGLSAATGALPTSSPASPPLAAAAQSGLAALVAPLSAVTGTTFTPGSSPPAVAGSPTVHSPLPGVGLGVAGVAGAGLLSQIHATSWDPTLSTDWDNEKASQQCILRIKRDIMSIYKEPPPGMFVVPDPQDMTKIHALITGPFDTPYEGGFFLFLFRCPPDYPIHPPRVKLITTGHNTVRFNPNFYRNGKVCLSILGTWTGPAWSPAQSISSVLISIQSLMTENPYHNEPGFEQERHPGDSKNYNECIRHETMRVAVCDMLEGKVPCPEALWSVMEKSFLEYYDFYEGVCKERLHLQGQNMQDPFGEKRGRFDYQGLLTRLSATHRRIREKTLAEDDHNDDSDSDTSSSGTDPDSQGSTQP; this is encoded by the exons ATGGCGGACAGCTTCGGGGACAAGTCCAGCAGCGGTGCCCTCGGTTTGGGTGTCACCGCACCCGGCGCTGGAGCTCCTCTGCTGCCGACTCTGACCCCCTCTCTCCCGGGGGGACTCTCCGCAGCCACCGGGgctctccccacctcctccccggcctCCCCTCCCCTCGCCGCGGCCGCGCAGAGTGGCCTAGCCGCCCTGGTTGctcctctgtctgctgtcaCCGGGACCACCTTCACCCCCGGGTCTTCCCCTCCAGCCGTGGCCGGGTCCCCCACTGTGCACTCACCTCTCCCCGGGGTCGGGCTCGGGGTCGCCGGGGTGGCAGGAGCGGGCCTCCTGTCCCAGATCCACGCCACCTCCTGGGACCCGACCCTCAGCACGGACTGGGACAACGAGAAGGCTTCCCAGCAGTGCATCCTGAGGATAAAGAG AGACATCATGTCCATCTACAAGGAGCCTCCTCCAGGGATGTTTGTGGTCCCCGATCCTCAAGACATGACCAAG aTCCACGCCCTGATCACCGGCCCCTTCGACACACCCTACGAGGGCggtttcttcctcttcctgttccgCTGCCCCCCTGACTACCCGATCCACCCTCCTCGAGTGAAGCTCATCACCACCGGTCACAACACCGTTCGCTTCAACCCCAACTTCTACCGCAACGGGAAGGTCTGCCTCAGCATCCTGGG gacGTGGACAGGTCCAGCATGGAGTCCAGCACAGAGTATTTCCTCAGTGCTCATCTCCATCCAGTCTCTGATGACGGAGAACCCGTACCACAATGAGCCCGGCTTTGAACAG GAGCGCCACCCAGGCGACAGCAAGAACTACAACGAGTGCATCCGCCACGAGACCATGAGGGTGGCCGTGTGCGACATGTTGGAGGGTAAAGTTCCCTGCCCAGAGGCTCTGTG gagcGTGATGGAGAAGTCCTTCCTGGAGTACTATGATTTCTACGAGGGAGTCTGCAAAGAGAGACTTCACCTGCAGGGACAGAACATGCAG GACCCGTTCGGTGAGAAGCGTGGCCGCTTCGACTACCAGGGCCTGCTCACTCGTCTCAGCGCGACCCACAGGCGCATCCGGGAGAAAACCCTGGCGGAGGACGACCACAACGacgactcagactcagacaccAGCTCCTCAGGGACGGACCCTGACAGCCAGGGCAGCACCCAGCCCTGA